From a region of the Fusarium oxysporum f. sp. lycopersici 4287 supercont2.63 genomic scaffold, whole genome shotgun sequence genome:
- a CDS encoding oxidoreductase, protein MTSRYAQVHESPAGPGDARPTASQIIQDEGLEGKWQDKVILITGCSSGLGVETARTLATTGASLYLTARDLNKARSALGDLAQSDRVHLLQLDLNSLASVRACVAEFTSMSSKLNVLIANAGVMMTPEGRTADGFETQFGTNHLAHFLLFQLLKPALLASSTADFNSRVVILSSIAHRSAEVDFDNLNLDGDYNPWVAYGQSKTANVWTANQIERLYGRNGLHAWSVQPGPTGTGLYKHMSEAEVAASQSDPTLAKIFKTVEQGASATVWATTSKALEGQGGKYLEDCQISKPWDSAAGPWAPGYGSWTYDDEKEAKLWTKSLELVGMKQ, encoded by the coding sequence ATGACTTCTAGATACGCCCAAGTCCACGAGTCCCCAGCTGGACCCGGTGACGCTCGCCCTACTGCTTCTCAAATCATCCAGGATGAGGGGCTTGAAGGGAAATGGCAGGACAAAGTCATTCTCATCACCGGCTGTTCCTCTGGCCTAGGTGTTGAGACAGCGCGTACCCTGGCAACGACCGGCGCCAGTCTGTACCTCACTGCCAGAGATCTGAACAAGGCGAGGTCTGCCCTTGGCGACCTTGCCCAGAGTGACCGTGTTCATCTCCTCCAGCTTGACTTGAATTCCCTCGCAAGTGTGCGGGCTTGCGTCGCCGAATTCACGTCGATGAGCTCCAAACTCAATGTCCTTATCGCCAATGCTGGTGTGATGATGACGCCGGAAGGTCGAACTGCCGATGGCTTTGAGACTCAGTTCGGCACGAATCACCTTGCCCACTTCCTTCTATTCCAACTCTTGAAGCCAGCCTTGTTAGCTTCTTCTACAGCTGATTTCAACTCTCGCGTCGTTATTCTGTCCTCAATTGCACATCGCTCAGCCGAGGTCGATTTTGACAACTTGAACCTCGATGGCGACTACAACCCTTGGGTTGCTTACGGCCAGAGCAAGACGGCTAATGTCTGGACTGCGAACCAGATTGAACGCCTTTATGGGCGCAATGGCCTACACGCGTGGAGTGTTCAACCTGGTCCTACGGGTACTGGCTTATACAAGCACATGTCTGAAGCGGAAGTTGCGGCAAGCCAGTCGGACCCGACTCTCGCCAAGATTTTCAAGACGGTTGAGCAAGGTGCTAGTGCCACGGTATGGGCTACTACGTCGAAAGCTTTGGAAGGACAAGGTGGCAAGTACCTTGAGGATTGCCAGATTTCTAAGCCGTGGGATTCTGCTGCCGGTCCTTGGGCGCCAGGGTATGGCTCGTGGACGTATGATGACGAGAAGGAGGCCAAGCTGTGGACCAAGTCCCTGGAATTGGTCGGAATGAAGCAGTAG